In a single window of the Acidobacteriaceae bacterium genome:
- a CDS encoding S53 family peptidase, with translation MSPASHFSSQRRVPLKGSAREPFDVSRAGEFISQATDEEQITVSVVLTSKTPIDPSVRLTREQFAQQHCADDTAEEVVRGFAQEFGLNVDAPKERGRRTLQLTGSRDAMERAFGVTFQRHVTDAGTFRLREGELTLPEELSPHVVAVLGLDNRPQAKSHHRIATPRAGNVSYTPVQVAQFYGFPANASAAGQTIALLELGGGYEQADITAYFQSIGVPAPKVTAVFVDKGTNSPGDPNGADGEVMLDIEVSAGVAPGANVVVYFAPNTDQGFIDAVTTAVHDSTNKPSVLSISWGGPESTWTQQAVTALDQACQAAAAVGVTITVACGDDGSTDGVSGGGNHVDFPASSPFVLACGGTKLVASGTTVTSEVVWNDLSSNEGATGGGVSALFGLPTWQSNSNVPAAPTSAGGRGVPDVAGDADPSTGYTVRVDGETTTIGGTSAVAPLWAGLIALANAANGQDVGFANPALYAAKSAFRDITSGNNGAFSAGPGWDACTGLGSPHGASVITALTSK, from the coding sequence ATGTCACCAGCTTCACACTTTTCGAGTCAGAGACGAGTTCCCCTGAAGGGCAGCGCTCGCGAACCGTTCGACGTGTCGCGGGCAGGCGAGTTTATATCGCAGGCGACCGATGAGGAGCAGATCACAGTATCGGTCGTTCTAACGTCAAAGACACCGATCGATCCCAGCGTGAGGCTAACGCGGGAGCAGTTTGCGCAACAACACTGCGCGGATGACACGGCGGAAGAGGTTGTTCGCGGCTTCGCGCAGGAGTTTGGGCTAAATGTAGACGCGCCGAAAGAGCGAGGGCGACGAACGTTGCAACTGACTGGCTCCCGGGATGCAATGGAGCGAGCTTTCGGTGTCACATTCCAGCGACATGTAACGGACGCGGGCACGTTTCGCCTGCGCGAAGGTGAGCTCACGCTTCCGGAGGAATTGTCTCCCCACGTTGTCGCGGTGCTGGGCCTGGACAACAGGCCGCAGGCGAAGTCGCATCATCGGATCGCCACTCCACGCGCCGGAAACGTGAGCTATACACCGGTTCAGGTTGCGCAGTTTTATGGCTTTCCGGCGAATGCCAGTGCGGCTGGTCAGACGATTGCGCTGCTTGAACTTGGCGGCGGATATGAGCAGGCGGACATTACAGCGTATTTCCAGAGCATTGGCGTGCCCGCTCCGAAGGTGACTGCGGTTTTTGTAGACAAAGGAACGAATTCGCCTGGGGATCCGAACGGCGCCGACGGCGAAGTAATGCTGGATATCGAGGTATCGGCGGGAGTGGCGCCGGGAGCGAATGTCGTTGTGTACTTCGCACCGAATACGGATCAGGGGTTCATCGACGCAGTTACAACGGCTGTCCATGATTCGACAAACAAACCGAGCGTACTGTCGATCAGTTGGGGTGGGCCGGAGTCCACGTGGACGCAACAGGCAGTGACTGCGCTGGATCAGGCGTGCCAGGCGGCGGCCGCGGTGGGCGTGACCATCACGGTGGCGTGCGGGGATGACGGCTCGACGGATGGAGTTTCGGGCGGAGGCAATCACGTGGACTTCCCTGCTTCGAGCCCCTTTGTGCTCGCGTGCGGCGGAACGAAGCTCGTGGCCAGCGGGACGACCGTGACGAGCGAGGTCGTGTGGAATGACCTCTCGTCGAACGAGGGCGCGACGGGCGGCGGTGTGAGCGCGTTGTTTGGCCTTCCTACGTGGCAATCGAACAGCAACGTGCCGGCCGCGCCGACGAGTGCCGGAGGGCGTGGCGTGCCGGATGTGGCAGGTGATGCGGACCCTTCCACCGGATATACCGTTCGCGTTGACGGCGAGACAACAACGATTGGAGGCACGAGTGCAGTCGCGCCGCTTTGGGCGGGGTTGATAGCGCTGGCGAACGCGGCGAACGGGCAGGACGTGGGCTTCGCGAATCCAGCGCTCTATGCTGCCAAGAGTGCGTTTCGAGATATTACGAGTGGAAACAATGGTGCGTTCAGCGCAGGTCCGGGCTGGGACGCGTGCACGGGACTGGGCAGCCCGCATGGCGCTTCGGTGATTACGGCGCTTACTTCCAAGTAG
- a CDS encoding rhomboid family intramembrane serine protease: MRSSGPTFLALPAFRGLTRKLIILAIASFLFFFILGIVSPRLGGTIIGLLILTPELAPKLPWQFITWPFVGDGLLSLIFALLTLWYFGSALEDERGTRWFAELFFFTSIAGAILATLLSLTVGRALPIITNGSSNGLWPVSLALLLVYARIHAEEPMTFNFIFRARAKYIAAGFLLFYLVIDFFTGRRFDGLNTICNCIFGCIYLQMAPARGLRHGVSEGLFGLRNRYYRAKRRRAAKKFQVYMRKQGKDVNIDASGRYIGLDDEDPDDRRRMN; this comes from the coding sequence ATGCGCTCCAGTGGCCCAACTTTTCTCGCGCTACCCGCCTTTCGCGGCCTCACGCGGAAGCTCATCATCCTCGCCATCGCGAGCTTCCTGTTCTTCTTCATTCTCGGGATCGTCTCGCCCAGGCTTGGCGGCACCATCATTGGGCTGCTGATCCTCACTCCGGAGCTCGCTCCTAAGCTGCCCTGGCAGTTCATCACATGGCCCTTTGTGGGAGACGGCCTGCTCAGCCTGATCTTCGCTCTCCTCACGCTCTGGTACTTCGGCTCCGCCCTTGAGGACGAACGCGGCACCCGCTGGTTCGCCGAGCTCTTCTTCTTCACATCGATTGCAGGCGCCATCCTCGCCACCCTCCTGAGCCTCACCGTGGGTCGTGCCCTGCCCATCATCACAAATGGCAGCAGCAACGGACTCTGGCCCGTCAGCCTCGCTCTGCTGCTGGTCTACGCGCGCATCCACGCCGAAGAGCCGATGACCTTCAACTTCATCTTTCGCGCGCGCGCCAAATACATCGCAGCCGGATTCCTGCTCTTCTACCTGGTCATCGACTTCTTCACCGGTCGCCGCTTCGACGGGCTAAATACCATCTGCAACTGCATCTTCGGGTGCATTTATCTCCAGATGGCTCCTGCGCGCGGTCTTCGACACGGCGTATCTGAAGGCCTGTTCGGTCTGCGCAATCGCTACTACCGCGCCAAGCGTCGACGCGCCGCCAAAAAGTTCCAGGTCTACATGCGCAAGCAAGGCAAGGACGTCAACATCGACGCGAGCGGCCGCTACATTGGCCTTGATGACGAAGACCCGGACGACCGCCGCCGCATGAACTGA
- a CDS encoding DNA polymerase — MDTSPQPDRFGFLHIDLNSFFASVEQQLHPEYRGKPTAVTATMADTGTIIAASYEAKAFGVKTGTKVGEAKRLCPGISLVEGNHTTYAKYSHEIAAAVERVCPVAHTPSIDEMVCELIGREQEPPRAREIALAIKQAIRDDAGETLRCSIGMAPNRYLAKIASDMQKPDGLIGLLPSQLPRAIAHLELRDLPGVGARTEARLNAKGIHTMAQLLSLDRNGMHALWDSVWGDRLYHWLRGGQTGDDGAPVASDLQKSLGHSHVLGPQHRTQEGAWAVAHRLLHKAAMRLRMEHFHTSTLAVTLKFALTREEAARAAKLKHHTSGIKHSGWAMEARFRPCQDTLTLLDALKGVWRERPNGPEHQRPFFVGVTMRNLLPDSEVPKMLFEEPGHRDELSATMDKLNLKFGHSTVHFAGMLPARDSAPTRIAFTQIPVQYGVEYM, encoded by the coding sequence ATGGACACCTCGCCTCAGCCCGATCGCTTCGGCTTTCTGCATATTGACCTGAACAGCTTTTTTGCGTCGGTCGAGCAGCAGTTGCACCCGGAGTACAGAGGCAAGCCGACGGCCGTGACCGCCACGATGGCGGATACAGGCACGATCATTGCCGCAAGCTATGAGGCGAAGGCGTTCGGCGTAAAAACCGGGACGAAGGTGGGCGAAGCAAAGCGGCTTTGCCCCGGGATATCGCTGGTTGAAGGAAATCACACAACGTATGCGAAGTATTCGCATGAGATTGCAGCGGCCGTAGAGCGGGTATGCCCGGTTGCGCACACGCCTTCGATTGACGAGATGGTCTGCGAACTTATCGGGCGCGAGCAGGAGCCGCCGCGAGCTCGAGAGATTGCGCTGGCGATCAAGCAGGCGATACGCGACGACGCCGGCGAGACGCTGCGGTGTTCGATTGGCATGGCGCCGAATCGCTATCTTGCGAAGATCGCGAGCGACATGCAGAAGCCGGACGGATTGATTGGACTGCTGCCATCGCAGCTTCCGCGGGCGATTGCGCACCTTGAGCTTCGCGACCTTCCGGGGGTGGGAGCGCGGACGGAAGCGCGGTTGAATGCAAAGGGTATACACACGATGGCGCAGCTGCTGTCGCTCGATCGCAATGGTATGCATGCACTTTGGGATTCGGTGTGGGGAGATCGTTTGTATCACTGGTTGCGCGGCGGCCAGACCGGAGATGATGGCGCACCGGTCGCGAGCGATCTGCAGAAGTCACTGGGACACTCCCATGTGTTGGGGCCGCAACACCGCACGCAGGAGGGCGCGTGGGCTGTGGCGCATAGGCTGCTGCATAAGGCCGCAATGCGGCTGCGGATGGAACACTTTCATACGTCGACACTCGCAGTGACGCTGAAGTTTGCGCTGACCCGCGAAGAGGCTGCGCGAGCGGCGAAGCTGAAGCATCACACGTCGGGCATTAAGCATTCTGGCTGGGCGATGGAGGCAAGATTCCGGCCCTGCCAGGACACGCTGACACTGCTGGATGCTTTAAAGGGCGTATGGCGGGAGCGCCCAAACGGACCGGAGCATCAGCGGCCGTTCTTTGTGGGCGTGACAATGCGGAATCTGCTGCCAGATAGCGAGGTGCCGAAGATGCTGTTTGAAGAGCCAGGACATCGGGATGAGCTCTCCGCGACCATGGACAAGCTGAACCTGAAGTTCGGCCACTCGACTGTGCACTTTGCTGGGATGCTGCCCGCGCGCGACAGTGCGCCTACGCGGATCGCGTTCACGCAGATTCCGGTGCAGTACGGTGTCGAATACATGTAG
- a CDS encoding aldo/keto reductase — MQTRALGTSGLEIVPLVLGGNVFGWTIDEAQSFKVLDAFVDRGFNCIDTADVYSYWVPGHTGGESETIIGRWFAHSGKREKVILATKVGMKMPNVGEGLRKDYILREVEQSLKRLQTDFIDLYQSHKDDESTPLEETLEAYAELLKSGKVRAIGASNYKGERLTQAMETAKQRNLPAYTTLQPDYNLYDRQDYESDLAPVAAKYGLGVIPYFSLASGFLTGKYQSLEDTKGKNRGSRVEKYFNDRGMKILAALKQVSGETGAQQASIALAWLLAQPTITAPIASATSPQQLEALFAAVDLKLSDAQLKALTEASAF; from the coding sequence ATGCAGACTCGCGCACTCGGCACCTCAGGCCTCGAGATCGTCCCCCTCGTTCTCGGCGGCAATGTCTTCGGCTGGACCATCGACGAAGCCCAATCCTTCAAAGTGCTCGACGCCTTCGTCGACCGCGGCTTCAACTGCATCGACACCGCCGACGTCTACTCCTACTGGGTCCCCGGCCATACCGGCGGCGAGTCAGAAACAATCATCGGCCGCTGGTTCGCTCACTCCGGCAAGCGCGAAAAAGTAATTCTGGCGACGAAGGTCGGCATGAAGATGCCGAACGTCGGGGAGGGTCTGCGCAAGGACTACATCCTCCGCGAAGTGGAGCAATCGCTTAAGCGGCTGCAGACCGACTTCATCGACCTCTACCAATCCCACAAGGACGACGAATCCACACCGCTCGAAGAGACTCTCGAGGCCTACGCCGAGCTGCTCAAAAGCGGCAAAGTCCGCGCCATAGGAGCCTCAAACTACAAAGGCGAGCGCTTAACGCAGGCAATGGAAACCGCAAAGCAGCGCAACCTTCCCGCCTACACGACGCTCCAGCCCGACTACAACCTGTACGACCGTCAGGACTACGAGTCCGATCTCGCGCCCGTCGCCGCCAAATACGGCCTCGGCGTCATTCCATACTTCTCGCTCGCCTCCGGTTTCCTCACCGGCAAATACCAGAGCCTCGAAGACACGAAAGGCAAGAACCGCGGCTCCCGCGTAGAAAAGTACTTCAACGATCGCGGCATGAAGATTCTCGCCGCGCTGAAGCAGGTCTCCGGCGAAACCGGAGCCCAGCAGGCCTCTATTGCTCTCGCGTGGCTCCTGGCCCAACCCACCATCACCGCGCCCATCGCCAGCGCAACCAGCCCACAGCAACTCGAAGCACTTTTCGCCGCGGTCGACCTGAAGCTCAGCGACGCCCAGCTAAAGGCGCTCACCGAAGCGAGCGCCTTCTAG
- the aspS gene encoding aspartate--tRNA ligase yields MTLDFLGSLQRSHRCGELGASDAGSTVTLMGWVNGRRDHGGLIFLDLRDRSGITQVVFDKSVSAEAHAKAEAARPEYVVAVTGKVRMRGAGLTNPKMATGEIEVVGQELLLLNDAKTPPFSPAEDAIANEEVRLKYRYIDLRREEMQKNFAVRSRVAMAIRNYLVEQGFLEIETPFMTRSTPEGARDYLVPSRVHAGSFYALPQSPQIFKQILMISGFDRYFQIARCFRDEDLRADRQPEFTQIDLEMTFPQQETVFRIVEGFLRAAFSAAGVELPQGSFVQMTYDQAIAKYGIDKPDMRLPAMVDLSDELTPELRETLKIDPTLPVYGFTIPKAGEMSGTARKALVNEIRASLGDTGLDFLDVARLRTNEAFVPLAEAIAAKLTAEQIVFCGENFTTDDLAVVITAKPGTATTWNNDRLWIPKRVGALRLELAKKFAEKHGLFAQTGTAKDFRFLWVTDFPMYEWNEETKQWDAAHHPFTSPHEEDIKSGALWNDKGAVRALAYDVVLNGMELGSGSIRIHRKDVQSEIFRTLGMSDEEAHERFGFFLDALEYGTPPHGGIALGLDRIVMLLAGASSLREVIAFPKTAKAIDLMVDAPTPVSEMQLRELNLRIAHRP; encoded by the coding sequence GTGACACTAGACTTTTTAGGATCTCTTCAACGCTCGCACCGTTGCGGCGAGCTCGGCGCATCTGACGCCGGCTCGACCGTCACCCTGATGGGATGGGTGAATGGGCGTCGCGACCATGGCGGACTGATCTTTCTCGACCTGCGCGACCGCAGCGGGATTACGCAAGTGGTATTCGATAAGAGCGTATCGGCGGAAGCGCACGCGAAGGCAGAGGCGGCAAGGCCGGAGTATGTTGTTGCCGTCACCGGCAAGGTGCGGATGCGCGGCGCGGGCCTGACGAATCCGAAGATGGCGACCGGAGAGATCGAGGTTGTTGGGCAGGAGCTGTTGCTGCTGAACGACGCGAAAACGCCACCATTTTCGCCTGCAGAAGACGCCATAGCGAACGAAGAGGTGCGGCTGAAGTATCGCTACATCGACCTGCGCCGCGAAGAGATGCAGAAGAATTTCGCCGTTCGCAGCAGGGTCGCGATGGCGATTCGGAATTATCTGGTCGAGCAGGGATTCCTGGAGATCGAGACGCCGTTCATGACACGGTCCACGCCGGAGGGCGCGCGCGATTACCTTGTGCCGAGCCGCGTGCATGCGGGCAGCTTCTACGCGCTGCCGCAGTCCCCGCAGATCTTCAAGCAGATTTTGATGATCTCCGGCTTCGATCGCTACTTCCAGATTGCGCGCTGCTTCCGCGATGAGGACCTGCGCGCGGATAGGCAGCCGGAGTTTACACAGATCGACCTGGAGATGACGTTTCCGCAACAGGAGACGGTGTTTCGCATCGTCGAAGGATTTCTGCGCGCGGCGTTCTCGGCAGCAGGAGTTGAACTGCCGCAAGGATCCTTTGTGCAGATGACCTACGACCAGGCGATCGCGAAGTATGGCATCGACAAGCCGGACATGCGGCTGCCCGCGATGGTGGATTTATCCGACGAGCTGACACCGGAGCTGCGTGAGACGCTGAAGATCGATCCGACGCTGCCGGTGTATGGCTTCACGATTCCGAAGGCCGGTGAGATGAGTGGGACAGCGCGAAAAGCGCTCGTGAACGAAATTCGCGCGAGCCTGGGAGACACTGGGCTGGATTTTCTGGATGTGGCGCGGCTGCGCACGAACGAGGCGTTTGTCCCGCTCGCCGAAGCGATTGCCGCGAAGCTGACGGCGGAGCAGATTGTCTTTTGCGGAGAGAACTTCACGACCGATGATCTGGCCGTCGTGATCACAGCGAAGCCGGGAACGGCAACGACGTGGAATAACGACAGGTTATGGATTCCGAAGCGCGTAGGTGCGCTGCGGCTGGAGCTTGCGAAAAAGTTCGCGGAGAAGCACGGATTATTCGCGCAGACCGGAACGGCGAAAGACTTCCGGTTCCTCTGGGTCACGGACTTCCCGATGTACGAGTGGAACGAAGAGACGAAGCAGTGGGATGCGGCACATCATCCGTTCACCTCTCCGCATGAAGAGGACATCAAGTCCGGTGCACTTTGGAACGACAAGGGCGCGGTGCGGGCGCTGGCGTATGACGTGGTGCTGAATGGGATGGAGCTTGGGTCAGGGTCGATCCGCATTCATCGCAAGGATGTGCAGTCGGAGATATTCCGTACGCTTGGAATGAGTGACGAAGAGGCGCATGAGCGTTTTGGATTTTTCCTGGATGCGCTGGAGTACGGCACACCTCCGCATGGAGGGATTGCGCTGGGACTGGACCGGATTGTGATGCTGTTGGCGGGTGCGTCATCGCTGCGCGAGGTGATTGCGTTTCCAAAGACGGCGAAGGCGATCGATCTGATGGTTGATGCGCCGACGCCGGTGAGCGAGATGCAGTTGCGGGAGTTGAATCTGCGGATCGCACACAGGCCTTAA
- a CDS encoding M28 family metallopeptidase, translating to MKRFLALGAAAICLLSPALGRSQAPAADRLPAPTPDPAIAAALRTISPDAIRADIAKLVSFGTRSTLSSMDTDLPPGQGINAAADWIESQFRAISANCGGCLEVKRDTFIQQPTSFNGRPSRFAGPTRLVNIYAILHGTSTDKNAPWTLVTGHYDSRATDVMDSHIAAPGANDDASGVAVSLESARSLSKLKLTGTIVFVTVAGEEQGLNGSQHLAELAKSEGWPLVAALNNDIVGGDTTPGETQQRKDVVRVFSESVPATATPEQQRQILSLGAENDSPSRELARSIAELAPAYFQPGRRAKQPQAAAFRPVLVLRRDRYLRGGDHTSFNNAGFAAVRFTEWRENFNHQHQTLRTENGVEYGDLLKFVDTDYVARVARLNAAVLATLAAAPSEPRNVHVLTRNLDNNTELVWDASAFAPPGTTYEVVWRDTTDELWTHARSTGAETHITLDVSKDNVLFGVRAVDAAGHRSLPVPPVPARQ from the coding sequence ATGAAGCGCTTTCTTGCACTTGGCGCCGCCGCCATCTGCCTCCTCTCGCCCGCCCTTGGCCGCTCCCAGGCACCCGCGGCCGACCGCCTCCCCGCTCCCACGCCCGATCCCGCTATCGCCGCCGCGCTCCGCACCATCTCGCCGGACGCCATCCGCGCCGACATCGCCAAACTTGTCAGCTTCGGCACCCGCAGCACGCTCTCCAGCATGGATACCGACCTCCCGCCGGGCCAGGGCATCAACGCGGCCGCCGACTGGATCGAGTCCCAGTTCCGCGCCATCTCCGCAAACTGCGGCGGCTGTCTGGAGGTCAAGCGCGACACCTTCATCCAGCAACCGACCTCTTTCAACGGCCGCCCCAGCCGCTTCGCCGGCCCCACGCGTCTGGTCAACATCTACGCCATTCTCCACGGCACCTCCACCGACAAGAATGCACCCTGGACCCTCGTCACCGGCCATTACGATTCGCGCGCCACCGACGTCATGGACTCCCACATCGCCGCTCCCGGCGCCAATGACGACGCCAGCGGCGTTGCCGTCTCGCTCGAGTCCGCCCGCTCTCTCTCAAAGCTCAAACTCACCGGAACCATCGTCTTCGTCACGGTTGCCGGCGAGGAACAGGGCCTCAACGGCTCACAGCATCTTGCCGAGCTCGCAAAGTCCGAAGGCTGGCCCCTCGTCGCCGCCCTCAATAACGACATCGTTGGCGGTGACACCACTCCTGGCGAAACCCAGCAGCGCAAGGATGTCGTTCGCGTCTTCTCCGAATCCGTTCCTGCCACCGCCACGCCCGAGCAGCAGCGCCAGATCCTCTCCCTTGGCGCCGAAAACGACTCGCCCTCCCGCGAGCTCGCCCGCAGCATCGCCGAGCTCGCGCCCGCCTACTTCCAGCCCGGCCGCCGCGCGAAACAGCCGCAAGCTGCGGCATTCCGTCCCGTGCTCGTGCTTCGCCGCGACCGCTACCTTCGCGGTGGCGATCACACCAGCTTCAACAACGCAGGCTTCGCCGCCGTCCGCTTTACCGAATGGCGCGAAAACTTCAACCACCAGCACCAGACCCTGCGCACAGAAAACGGCGTCGAGTATGGCGACCTCCTCAAGTTCGTCGATACGGATTACGTCGCACGCGTGGCCCGCCTGAACGCTGCCGTCCTCGCTACGCTTGCCGCCGCTCCAAGCGAGCCCCGCAACGTGCACGTCCTTACGCGCAATCTCGACAACAACACCGAACTCGTCTGGGACGCATCTGCCTTTGCGCCACCGGGCACAACCTACGAGGTCGTCTGGCGCGACACCACAGACGAGCTCTGGACGCACGCCCGCAGCACCGGCGCGGAAACGCACATAACCCTGGACGTCAGTAAGGACAACGTCCTCTTCGGCGTTCGCGCGGTCGATGCCGCCGGTCATCGTTCACTTCCCGTGCCCCCTGTTCCGGCGAGACAATAG
- a CDS encoding carboxypeptidase-like regulatory domain-containing protein, translating to MTTKMTIHAPRMKTRTSRLRAGARLLCIFALVAAMNTAAASGMWAPGSASETTKVPKLRTVEGMVCSNDGKPVQGAVVYLQDSKSLAVKSYLSDAQGKFHFRELSMSADYDLWAEMNGKRSKTKSISQFNSKPDLQYRLKVKVAE from the coding sequence ATGACGACGAAGATGACGATCCACGCGCCGAGGATGAAGACGAGGACGAGTAGGTTGCGGGCAGGCGCGCGGTTGCTGTGCATCTTTGCACTGGTGGCCGCGATGAATACGGCGGCAGCGTCTGGTATGTGGGCGCCGGGGTCGGCCTCTGAAACCACGAAAGTTCCCAAGCTGCGGACAGTTGAGGGAATGGTGTGCAGCAACGATGGCAAGCCGGTGCAGGGGGCAGTTGTCTACCTGCAGGATTCGAAGTCGCTGGCCGTGAAGAGCTATCTGAGCGACGCGCAGGGGAAGTTTCATTTTCGGGAGCTCTCGATGAGTGCGGACTACGATCTCTGGGCCGAGATGAACGGCAAAAGATCGAAGACGAAGAGCATCAGCCAGTTCAACAGCAAGCCCGATCTGCAATACAGGCTGAAGGTTAAGGTCGCGGAGTAA
- the gluQRS gene encoding tRNA glutamyl-Q(34) synthetase GluQRS, with amino-acid sequence MDARYAGRLAPSPTGLLHLGHARTFWIAAQRARAADGILWLRDEDLDPQRSREEFAEAMREDLHWLGIRWDAEMRQSERLHVYRGAMEQLVRGGFVYACQCSRKDLQQAVQAPHDDDDEPVYSGRCRPAATNVETELRPDTNYRFRVPDGEAISFVDGQAGPQSFRAGCGNGVDFGDFVVWRKDGLPSYQLACVVDDAAMGITEVVRGRDLLRSTARQIVLQRALGLSTPRYFHCELMRDEAGVRLAKRHDALSLRALRQAGYTPAEVLARLKLDR; translated from the coding sequence ATGGACGCACGCTATGCAGGCAGGCTGGCGCCCTCTCCGACGGGATTGCTGCATTTGGGGCACGCCCGCACCTTCTGGATTGCGGCGCAACGCGCTCGCGCGGCCGATGGGATCTTGTGGCTGCGCGATGAGGATCTCGACCCGCAGCGATCGCGCGAGGAGTTCGCCGAAGCGATGCGCGAGGACCTGCACTGGCTGGGAATAAGGTGGGACGCTGAGATGCGGCAGAGTGAGCGTCTGCACGTCTACCGCGGCGCCATGGAGCAGCTGGTACGCGGTGGGTTCGTCTACGCGTGCCAGTGTAGCCGTAAGGACTTGCAACAGGCCGTCCAGGCGCCACATGACGACGATGACGAACCTGTTTATAGCGGGCGATGCCGGCCTGCCGCAACCAATGTGGAAACCGAGCTTCGGCCGGACACGAACTACCGGTTTCGCGTGCCGGATGGTGAGGCTATCAGCTTCGTTGATGGCCAGGCGGGGCCGCAAAGCTTCAGGGCCGGGTGTGGAAATGGCGTGGATTTCGGTGACTTTGTGGTGTGGAGAAAGGATGGGCTTCCGAGTTATCAGCTTGCCTGCGTGGTCGATGATGCGGCGATGGGGATTACGGAAGTGGTTCGCGGCCGCGATCTGCTGCGATCGACGGCTCGGCAGATCGTTTTGCAGCGGGCGCTAGGGCTGTCGACGCCGCGCTACTTTCATTGCGAATTGATGCGAGACGAAGCCGGTGTGCGGCTCGCGAAGCGGCATGACGCCCTGAGTCTGCGCGCGCTGCGACAGGCTGGCTACACACCTGCGGAAGTACTTGCACGGTTGAAGTTAGATAGATGA